GTCGAGATCCTCTCCGGCGGCGCCTTTGGCACGGCCACCTTCCGCTGGTCGCGGGACGGCGGAATCAACTGGTCCCCGACGACGGCCACGCCCGCAGCCTCGGGTGATGGCTACAGCCTGGGCAACACCGGCGTGTCGGTCTCCTGGACCGACGCCGAGCCGGACGCGAGCAGCTTTGCCGCCAACGACACCTGGCAGTTCACTGCTACCGCCCCCGAGAGCTCGGTCAGCGAGATCAACACCGCCATTGACTACGGCATGGCGCGCCAGAGCGTCGAGCTGATCCTGGTGGCGCAGCCCGTGGCCTCGGGCTCGTGGGCCGCGTTGAACGCCAAGGGCGTGGCGCTGGCCGCTGCACATAAGCCGGTGGCGATCATCTGCAACGCCCCGTGGCCGACCGCTGAGCAGACCGTCGACCAGTGGGTCACGGCCCTGACCACGGCGCTCGGCAGCTTCACCACAGAGTGCGTCTCGATCATGGTCGGCGGCGCCAAGATCACCGATGAGCGCGGCTACGAGATCGAGCGCGGAGGCTCGGGGATCTACGCCGGACGCCTGGCGCACGACCCGGTGATGCGCTCGCCCGGGCGGGTTCTGACCGGCGCGCTGACTCCGATCAGCGGGCTGAACAAGCTGCGGCCCAGCGGCATTGAGGAGGCGCATCTCCAAGCCCTGGCCGAGGCGGGGTTCACCGTGTTCCGCACCTACGAGGGGCTCAGCGGCTACTACGTCAACAACGGCGCGGTGCACTGCGAGAGCGGCAGCCCCTACATCAACATCGAGCGCGTGCGCAGCATGCACAAGCTGATGCGCACGGCGCGCGCCGCAGCGCTGCTCAAGGCCCACGACGAGTGGTACGAGGACGGATCCGACGCCTCGCTTAAGGACCTGGAGAGCGCGGTCGAGTCCGAGATCAAGACGAGAATGATGAAAGGGCGCGACCGCGAGCTGAGTGCCTTCGACGTGGTTATCCCCACCGGCCAGGACGTGCTGGGCACCGAGGAGATCTACGCCGAGGTGCAGGCCGTGCCGGTGGGCTCGACCAAGAAGATCAAGCTCTACTTCAGCCTCTGGAAACAGTTGCCGCAATTGTAGCGGCAGCAAGGAGGGCAGAGTGCCAATCAACGGCAAGTCATACGATTGGGAAGATATCACCATCCTGCTGCCCAACGGCCCGCAGCTCGAGGTGACCGATATCGAGTACAGCGACGAGATGCCCTCCGAGGGCCGCTACGGCAAGGGCTCGGCCCCGCGCGGCTACGGCACGGGGAAGTGGAGCGGCGAGGGAAAGCTGACGCTCAACCGCGAGGGCTATGACGCGCTGATGGGCTATTGCCTGGCCAAGGGCAAGGCCTACTACAAGCTGCCCAAGTTCAACATCACCGCTTCCTACGCCAACGACGACAGCGGCCTGCGCGTGGATAAGCTCCAGGGCTGCAAGTTCAACAAGCGCAGCTTCAAGGCCGCGTCCGGCGACACCAGCAACACCGTCGAGGTGCCCTTCAACATCTTCGACGATCTCATTTCCGACGGCGTCAGCGCCCACGGCAACGTCTAAATCAGACCCCAGGAGGACCGATAATGGCTCAGGACGCGACCAAAGACACCCGCCCGCAGGATGCCAAATCCGGCCCCGGCGCTGAACAGATCGCCGCCTGGAAACAGCAGCATGGCGATGTCAGCTCGATGCGCGCGGAGTTCGTGGACGATGACGGCCGCGAGATCGACCTCGAGATCTACGTGCGCAAGCCCCAGCGCATGCACTACGACCGCCTGCTGAAAGACATCTCTCTGAAACCGGGCAAGGCGATGGTCAACTTCATCCTCTCGGTTCTGCTCTGGCCCTCATCGGAACGCTTTCGCCAGCTCTGCGAGAAGTACCCCGGGATCTCGGCGAGCCTGGGGGCCGAGATGTCCGAGGGCATGGGGTTCCAGGCGGACGTTATCCGAAAAAAACTATAGCGGTCGGGGAGAACCCGTTTCTCTCCGGCCTGTTGCTCGTCCGGCTCTACCTGCGGGAGGAACCCGCGGATGATATCGACGCATTTCAAGATCAGATTTCCCGGGCCCTGTGGGTCGAGGAACGGCTGATGACTCTGCTCGCGGCGGGCATCGGCAAGGCTTTCGGCGGGGGCGATTGATGGGCTCGATTTTCAAGATCGGCTTCATGATCAGCCTGATGGATAAGCTCTCCGGGCCGATGGCCAACGTCAAGGCCAAGCTGGGTGTGTTTGAGCGCTTTAGCGAACGCGCGTTCGGTCGTTTCCGCAACGTGGCGAGCAATGCCTTGGGCGAGGCCGGACGCCGCGCGGAGGCGTTCAAGCAGCGGCTTGCCGGGGTCACGACCAAAATCAACGCTGTGGGGGAGGCAGGCACCAAGCTGTTTCTAATCGGCACAGCGCTGCTCGTGCCGTTTACCCTCGCGGCGCGTGGCTTCGCGATTTTCGAGGATGCCGCAGCCAAATTCCGATCTACAGGCGTTTCGGTGATGGGCGACATGGACCGCTCAATGGAGATGGTTGAGCAGCGTTCCCTGAGTTTTGCGGCCCACAACAGGCAGACCGCCGTGCAGTACCTGGACGCGGCCTACACGATGGTGGCCGCAACCCAGGATGAGATCGCCGCTATTGAGGGCACGGATTGGGCGCTCAAGATGGCCACGGCGACCTTTGCCGACCATCAGAGCGCGGCCAATATGCTGGCGACCGCATACCTCAATATCGGTGATAAAACCCGCCCGGTGCGAGAAGAGTTTGGGCACCTGGCCGATGTGATCACCAAGACGCAGCAGACGTTCAAGCTGACGGACCTCGGCGCCCTGGCCGAAGGATTTAAATACGTCGCAGGTTCGGCCGTAGCCGAGGGCCTGGGCCTGGAACAACTGATGACCAGCCTCGGTCAGCTCAACGACGTGCTCGAAGGATCGCAGGCCGGAACCGCTCTCAACCAAGCCCTGGCCCACCTGTCGAAGGCCTCGCGGTCCCTGGGATTCGAGATCGAGCGCACTGCTTCGGGCGGCCTGGATCTGATTAAAACCCTGGGCAACATGAGTGACAAGCTGGGGCACACCTCGACCTGGACCGACCGCACGCGGGAGAGCCTGCGCATGGCGTTCGGGGATGAGGGGTATCGCGCGATCGTCGGGCTGCTGCCCAAGCTCGGCGAAATGGAAGACAAGTTCGGCGATATTTCCAGCGCCGCAGGCGTAACCCAAAGCACGGTCGATGATCTCAATACTACCTGGTCGGCCAAGATCGACCGCATTAAAAACCAGCTCAGCGGCCTGGGCGTGACCTTCGCCAAGTTGGAGGGCACCGGGTTTCAGGGTCGCCTCAACGGCATCTCGCAGGACCTCGTGGTTTTACAGCGCTTCATCGAGATTGAGCCGGAGTTGGCGGGCAGTGCCGCTGACAGCACGCTCAAGTTCGCGCTGCTGACCGTCGGCCTGGGGCTGTTCGGCCGGGTGCTGAAGTTCGTTTGGCCCTTGGT
This genomic stretch from Candidatus Alcyoniella australis harbors:
- a CDS encoding DUF2586 family protein, whose protein sequence is AERIVAVVSPGSVAGVNGTVTAGSGNSGDAVFAAAGTPKSKYEIRVEILSGGAFGTATFRWSRDGGINWSPTTATPAASGDGYSLGNTGVSVSWTDAEPDASSFAANDTWQFTATAPESSVSEINTAIDYGMARQSVELILVAQPVASGSWAALNAKGVALAAAHKPVAIICNAPWPTAEQTVDQWVTALTTALGSFTTECVSIMVGGAKITDERGYEIERGGSGIYAGRLAHDPVMRSPGRVLTGALTPISGLNKLRPSGIEEAHLQALAEAGFTVFRTYEGLSGYYVNNGAVHCESGSPYINIERVRSMHKLMRTARAAALLKAHDEWYEDGSDASLKDLESAVESEIKTRMMKGRDRELSAFDVVIPTGQDVLGTEEIYAEVQAVPVGSTKKIKLYFSLWKQLPQL
- a CDS encoding phage tail tape measure protein, with protein sequence MGSIFKIGFMISLMDKLSGPMANVKAKLGVFERFSERAFGRFRNVASNALGEAGRRAEAFKQRLAGVTTKINAVGEAGTKLFLIGTALLVPFTLAARGFAIFEDAAAKFRSTGVSVMGDMDRSMEMVEQRSLSFAAHNRQTAVQYLDAAYTMVAATQDEIAAIEGTDWALKMATATFADHQSAANMLATAYLNIGDKTRPVREEFGHLADVITKTQQTFKLTDLGALAEGFKYVAGSAVAEGLGLEQLMTSLGQLNDVLEGSQAGTALNQALAHLSKASRSLGFEIERTASGGLDLIKTLGNMSDKLGHTSTWTDRTRESLRMAFGDEGYRAIVGLLPKLGEMEDKFGDISSAAGVTQSTVDDLNTTWSAKIDRIKNQLSGLGVTFAKLEGTGFQGRLNGISQDLVVLQRFIEIEPELAGSAADSTLKFALLTVGLGLFGRVLKFVWPLVSGLATALTWLSGLLKGGGIGGLLRGIAPVYAEVALVYAALKSQAESYGMDLREVVGEMFSPGTLIKLEDWSGFLGALWEMINPASLFREVWNFWVVLPLNQSKKDFEALILWFRGSGKRLWQEFKDGLSEGWGDVKTYFSEKLTWISGLFPHSEPKWGPLRGLMRAGETTMRMYAEGIRRGAADLARTTAGALALSAPRPALAAAGGGRHVTISVGDIVIHDRSGDSRDTAERVRQAVLQVLREASEEV